Proteins found in one Streptomyces sp. NBC_00461 genomic segment:
- a CDS encoding DUF3048 domain-containing protein yields MRRKGRPRRASTTVAMLAATVTAVLAAGCTGGHGPADDGRAHTPTPAPDRSAVGKSPVAKGSVLAVKIDNAPGARPQTGLDAADVVYAEQVEGGLSRLMAVYAGTLPRVVGPVRSARESDLELLRQFHDPLLAFSGAQHKLLPLIDDAPLQAETPAKVSDAYFRGPGRAAPHNLYLRPARLMKSAPGADALTTGFRYGAAPAGGKSANTRTVRYPAAGFTFTWSANLHRYLVAMDGTPTVTAEGKRVTPATVVVQYVRMHKSAFHDVLGNNTPYTETVGSGTAQVLRDGRAYDVNWERGKATDGTEFTTKDGKPVNFAKGQVWVVLAQAS; encoded by the coding sequence ATGAGACGGAAGGGGCGCCCGCGACGCGCCTCGACGACGGTGGCCATGCTGGCCGCCACGGTGACGGCCGTGCTGGCGGCAGGCTGCACGGGAGGGCACGGCCCGGCGGACGACGGACGCGCGCACACGCCGACCCCGGCCCCGGACAGGAGCGCCGTCGGCAAGAGCCCCGTGGCCAAGGGCTCCGTACTCGCCGTGAAGATCGACAACGCGCCCGGGGCCCGGCCCCAGACCGGGCTCGACGCGGCGGACGTCGTGTACGCGGAACAGGTCGAGGGCGGGCTGAGCCGTCTGATGGCGGTGTACGCCGGCACGCTGCCGAGGGTCGTCGGGCCGGTGCGCAGTGCCCGCGAGTCGGATCTGGAACTGTTGCGCCAGTTCCACGACCCGTTGCTCGCCTTCTCCGGAGCGCAGCACAAGCTGCTGCCGCTCATCGACGACGCGCCACTGCAGGCGGAGACGCCCGCGAAGGTGTCGGACGCCTATTTCCGCGGTCCCGGCAGGGCCGCCCCGCACAACCTCTATCTGCGCCCCGCCCGTCTGATGAAGTCGGCGCCCGGCGCGGACGCGCTCACGACCGGCTTCCGCTACGGCGCCGCGCCCGCCGGCGGCAAGTCGGCGAACACCCGCACGGTCCGCTACCCGGCCGCCGGCTTCACGTTCACCTGGTCCGCGAACCTCCACCGCTACCTGGTGGCGATGGACGGGACGCCCACCGTGACGGCCGAGGGGAAGCGCGTGACCCCGGCGACGGTCGTCGTGCAGTACGTGAGGATGCACAAGTCGGCCTTCCACGACGTCCTCGGCAACAACACGCCCTACACCGAGACGGTCGGTTCCGGGACGGCGCAGGTCCTGCGCGACGGGCGGGCCTACGACGTCAACTGGGAGCGCGGGAAGGCCACGGACGGCACCGAGTTCACGACGAAGGACGGCAAGCCGGTCAACTTCGCGAAGGGCCAGGTGTGGGTGGTGCTGGCACAGGCCTCGTGA
- a CDS encoding zinc-dependent alcohol dehydrogenase — protein MKAVTWQGKRDVQVEDMPDPRIQEPTDAVIRITSTGLCGSDLHLYEVLTPFMTPGDILGHEPMGIVEEVGAGVPDLAAGDRVVVPFQIACGDCWMCLTGLPTQCETTQVTSEGMGAALFGYTRLYGAVPGAQAEYLRVPQAQFGPIKVPDGPPDDRFVYLSDVLPTAWQAVEYASVPEGGSVAVLGLGPIGDMACRVAQVRGAGQVFGVDLVSERLRRAHGRGVETFDLRSFDNEKELVTAIRDRTDGRGPDAVIDAVGTEAHGSAAARLAQQASAMLPRKIAGPFAERFSIDRLAALHTAIELVRRGGTISLSGVYGGTADPLPLLTLFDKQIQIRMGQANVRRWSDEILPYITDEDPLGVDDFATHRLPLTDAPHAYEMFQRKQDGAVKVLMTP, from the coding sequence ATGAAGGCTGTGACCTGGCAGGGAAAGCGGGACGTACAGGTGGAGGACATGCCCGATCCGAGGATCCAGGAGCCGACCGACGCGGTCATCCGCATCACCTCGACAGGCCTGTGCGGCTCCGATCTGCACCTGTACGAGGTGCTCACACCGTTCATGACACCGGGCGACATCCTCGGACACGAACCGATGGGCATCGTCGAGGAGGTCGGCGCCGGGGTCCCGGACCTCGCCGCGGGCGACCGGGTCGTGGTGCCGTTCCAGATCGCCTGCGGCGACTGCTGGATGTGCCTGACCGGGCTGCCGACGCAGTGCGAGACGACCCAGGTGACCAGTGAGGGCATGGGCGCCGCCCTGTTCGGCTACACCCGTCTGTACGGCGCGGTGCCGGGTGCCCAGGCCGAGTACCTGCGCGTGCCGCAGGCGCAGTTCGGCCCGATCAAGGTCCCGGACGGGCCGCCCGACGACCGTTTCGTGTACCTCTCCGACGTACTGCCCACCGCCTGGCAGGCGGTCGAGTACGCGAGCGTCCCGGAAGGCGGCAGCGTCGCCGTGCTCGGCCTCGGGCCGATCGGTGACATGGCCTGCCGGGTCGCCCAGGTGCGCGGCGCCGGACAGGTGTTCGGGGTGGACCTGGTGAGCGAACGGCTGCGCCGGGCGCACGGGCGCGGCGTAGAGACGTTTGACCTCAGGAGCTTCGACAACGAGAAGGAGCTGGTCACGGCCATCCGCGACCGGACCGACGGCCGCGGCCCGGACGCCGTGATCGACGCCGTCGGCACCGAGGCACACGGCAGCGCGGCCGCACGCCTGGCCCAGCAGGCCTCGGCCATGCTGCCCCGGAAGATCGCCGGCCCGTTCGCCGAGCGCTTCAGCATCGACCGGCTCGCCGCCCTGCACACCGCCATCGAACTGGTGCGCCGGGGCGGCACCATCTCGCTCAGCGGCGTCTACGGCGGCACGGCCGATCCGCTGCCGCTGCTGACCCTGTTCGACAAGCAGATCCAGATCCGCATGGGCCAGGCCAACGTGCGCCGTTGGAGCGACGAGATCCTGCCGTACATCACGGACGAGGACCCGCTCGGCGTCGACGACTTCGCCACCCACCGGCTGCCCCTCACGGACGCGCCGCACGCGTACGAGATGTTCCAGCGCAAGCAGGACGGCGCGGTCAAGGTGCTGATGACGCCCTGA
- a CDS encoding ATP-dependent DNA ligase, whose amino-acid sequence MDLPVMPPVKPMLAKSVAKIPPDMQYEAKWDGFRAIVFRDGDEVELGSRTGKPLTRYFPELVTAVKERLPERCVLDGEIVIAREGRLDFDALTERIHPADSRVRMLAGKTPASLVAFDLLALDSESLLDVPLTDRRGLLVRALEGVTAPVHVAPATTDIDVARQWFEQYEGAGLDGVIAKPLTLRYLQDQRAMFKIKHERTADVVVAGYRFHKSGPVVGSLLLGLYDDRGTLQHVGVSAAFAMKRRAELVEELEPLRLQDASGHPWAAWSDEAAHETARLPGAPSRWSGKKDLSWVPLTPERVAEVAYDHMENGARFRHTARFRRWRPDRTPESCTYAQLEEPVRYDLDEILNSPA is encoded by the coding sequence ATGGATCTCCCGGTGATGCCGCCCGTGAAGCCGATGCTCGCCAAGTCGGTGGCGAAGATCCCGCCGGACATGCAGTACGAGGCGAAGTGGGACGGGTTCCGGGCGATCGTCTTCCGCGACGGCGACGAGGTCGAGCTGGGCAGCCGTACGGGAAAGCCGCTGACCAGGTACTTTCCTGAGCTGGTGACGGCGGTGAAGGAGCGGCTGCCCGAGCGCTGCGTGCTGGACGGCGAGATCGTGATCGCTCGGGAGGGGCGGCTGGACTTCGACGCGCTGACCGAGCGCATCCACCCGGCCGACTCCCGGGTGCGGATGCTCGCAGGGAAGACCCCGGCGTCGCTCGTGGCCTTCGACCTGCTCGCGCTGGACAGCGAGTCGCTGCTCGACGTGCCCCTGACCGACCGGCGCGGCCTCCTGGTCAGGGCGCTGGAGGGCGTCACGGCCCCGGTCCATGTGGCGCCCGCGACGACCGACATCGACGTGGCGCGGCAGTGGTTCGAGCAGTACGAGGGAGCGGGCCTGGACGGTGTCATCGCCAAGCCGCTCACCCTGCGTTATCTCCAGGACCAGCGCGCCATGTTCAAGATCAAGCATGAGCGCACGGCGGACGTCGTCGTCGCCGGCTACCGCTTCCACAAGAGCGGCCCGGTCGTGGGCTCACTGCTGCTCGGCCTCTACGACGACCGGGGCACCCTGCAGCACGTGGGGGTGTCGGCCGCGTTCGCGATGAAGCGGCGCGCGGAGCTGGTGGAGGAGCTGGAGCCGCTGCGCCTTCAGGACGCCTCGGGCCACCCGTGGGCCGCCTGGTCCGACGAGGCGGCACACGAGACGGCCCGGCTGCCCGGCGCCCCCAGCCGCTGGTCGGGCAAGAAGGACCTGTCCTGGGTGCCGCTCACGCCGGAGCGGGTGGCCGAGGTGGCGTACGACCACATGGAGAACGGGGCTCGTTTCCGGCACACGGCGCGCTTCCGCCGCTGGCGCCCGGACCGGACCCCCGAGAGCTGCACCTATGCGCAGCTGGAAGAGCCGGTGCGCTACGACCTGGACGAGATCCTCAACTCCCCCGCGTGA
- the ligD gene encoding non-homologous end-joining DNA ligase produces MGEAVELEAGGRTVRLSSPDKIFFPERGFTKLDLARYYVAVGPGILRALRDRPTTLERYPDGVTGENFFQKRAPKNMPDWIPTAHITFPSGRSADEMCPTEEAAVVWAAQYGTLTFHPWPVRRADVDRPDELRIDLDPQPGTDFDDAVRAAHELRAVLDEFGGLRGFPKTSGGRGLHVFVPIEPRWTFTQVRRAAIAVGRELERRMPEQVTIKWWKEERGERIFVDYNQTARDRTIASAYSVRPRPHAPVSAPLRWDEVGVAHPQDFDIATMPARFAELGDVHADMDEHRFSLEDLLELARRDERDHGLGDLPYPPEYPKMPGEPKRVQPSKAKKASPKKASAKEAPPAEAPPSGPTAP; encoded by the coding sequence ATGGGCGAAGCGGTGGAACTGGAGGCGGGCGGCCGCACCGTCCGGCTGTCCAGCCCGGACAAGATCTTCTTCCCCGAGCGCGGTTTCACCAAGCTGGACCTCGCCCGGTACTACGTCGCCGTGGGCCCCGGCATCCTGCGCGCCCTGCGCGACCGGCCCACCACCCTGGAGCGCTACCCGGACGGCGTGACGGGTGAGAACTTCTTCCAGAAGCGGGCGCCCAAGAACATGCCCGACTGGATCCCGACCGCCCACATCACCTTCCCCAGCGGTCGCAGCGCGGACGAGATGTGCCCCACCGAGGAGGCCGCCGTCGTGTGGGCCGCCCAGTACGGCACCCTCACCTTCCACCCCTGGCCGGTGCGGCGCGCCGACGTCGACCGCCCCGACGAACTCCGCATCGACCTCGACCCACAGCCCGGCACCGACTTCGACGACGCCGTCCGCGCCGCCCACGAACTGCGCGCCGTCCTCGACGAGTTCGGCGGCCTGCGCGGTTTCCCCAAGACCTCCGGCGGCCGCGGCCTGCACGTCTTCGTGCCCATCGAGCCGCGCTGGACCTTCACCCAGGTCCGGCGCGCCGCCATCGCGGTGGGCAGGGAACTGGAGCGGCGGATGCCGGAGCAGGTGACCATCAAGTGGTGGAAGGAGGAGCGGGGCGAGCGCATCTTCGTCGACTACAACCAGACGGCCAGGGACCGCACCATCGCCTCCGCCTACTCCGTACGCCCCCGCCCGCACGCCCCCGTCTCGGCGCCGCTGCGCTGGGACGAGGTCGGGGTCGCCCATCCGCAGGACTTCGACATCGCGACCATGCCCGCGCGCTTCGCCGAACTCGGCGACGTGCACGCGGACATGGACGAGCACCGGTTCTCACTGGAGGATCTGCTCGAACTCGCCCGCCGCGACGAGCGCGATCACGGGCTGGGCGATCTGCCCTACCCGCCGGAGTACCCGAAGATGCCGGGCGAGCCGAAGCGGGTGCAGCCGAGCAAGGCGAAGAAGGCCTCCCCGAAGAAGGCCTCCGCGAAGGAGGCGCCCCCGGCCGAGGCGCCTCCGTCGGGACCTACAGCTCCTTGA
- a CDS encoding OmpL47-type beta-barrel domain-containing protein, which translates to MRPVTRQRRALTALLAGLLMMLGLRTTAGAQPERTAPAAAAAQVLTWTAGDGITQYVSAPTTAVAGTATIVFENSAATGNTTGMPHTLTFETSDPEYNNDVRLNILANPNDDQGGRHTAEVTLTPGRYFYHCTIPGHGQMQGILVVTGGGGEDTTAPGTTAQVTGTRNAQGEYVGSASVAITATDEAGGSGVDRIEYAIGDTGAWQPYTAPVVVDQVGSHKVRYRALDKAGNVSAEKSAEFTVVAPPTDDTTAPQTSATVSGERNADGAYVDMATVTVSASDTGSGVNTIEYAVGSGSWQPYTMPVMVHQPGTHAVRYRATDKAGNVSAEKSVEFTVVAAPAQDTTPPVTGATVGGTRNSDGAYVGSAKVTVSATDEGGSGVAGVEYSLDGGPYLAYSAPVVVDRAGTHSVAYRAGDKAGNTSAALTVSFTVVPGGGVPAPNCPEHDERLTVFVGTVDSGVPNRVTDNRCRINELIEDEKEWTSNALFLKHVKTVLDKLVREGVVDRREYDAVRKAARQSGIGKPGQTDGYRPILDGSAASFAKWEQVGGGSFGLNADGSITSGTATDGLGMLWFPQRKYGDFSLRLQWRDDAPGTGNANSGVLVRFPWIHDHPEESRPEWAAIKYGHEVQVLDRPDGDMYKTGSVYGFDRVGLAGAGVTQKGTWNDYEIRVVDQHYSVYRDGVLINEFDNTGGQDFSPPRSDDPGTDGRRFASGYIGLQVHSTTDVISYRDIRIKEL; encoded by the coding sequence ATGAGGCCGGTGACGCGGCAGCGAAGAGCCCTGACAGCCCTGTTGGCCGGCCTGCTCATGATGCTGGGGCTCCGGACGACCGCCGGCGCACAGCCCGAACGGACGGCCCCCGCCGCCGCTGCCGCTCAGGTGCTCACCTGGACCGCGGGCGACGGCATCACCCAGTACGTCTCGGCGCCGACGACGGCGGTCGCGGGTACGGCGACCATCGTCTTCGAGAACAGCGCGGCGACCGGCAACACCACCGGAATGCCGCACACGTTGACGTTCGAGACGTCGGACCCGGAGTACAACAACGACGTCCGGCTCAACATCCTCGCCAACCCGAACGACGACCAGGGCGGCCGCCACACCGCCGAGGTCACGCTCACCCCGGGCCGCTACTTCTACCACTGCACCATCCCCGGTCACGGGCAGATGCAGGGCATCCTGGTGGTGACCGGGGGCGGCGGCGAGGACACCACAGCCCCCGGGACGACAGCCCAGGTGACCGGCACGCGCAACGCGCAGGGCGAGTACGTAGGGTCGGCGAGCGTGGCGATCACCGCGACCGACGAGGCGGGCGGCTCCGGCGTCGACCGGATCGAGTACGCGATCGGGGACACGGGTGCCTGGCAGCCGTACACCGCCCCGGTCGTCGTCGATCAGGTCGGGAGCCACAAGGTCCGCTACCGGGCCCTCGACAAGGCGGGCAACGTGTCCGCCGAGAAGAGCGCCGAGTTCACGGTCGTCGCACCACCGACCGACGACACCACAGCGCCGCAGACCTCGGCGACGGTCAGCGGTGAGCGCAACGCCGACGGGGCGTATGTCGACATGGCCACCGTCACCGTGTCCGCCTCCGACACCGGGTCCGGCGTCAACACGATCGAGTACGCGGTCGGCTCCGGCTCCTGGCAGCCGTACACCATGCCCGTGATGGTGCACCAGCCCGGCACACACGCCGTGCGCTACCGCGCCACCGACAAGGCGGGCAACGTGTCGGCCGAGAAGAGCGTCGAGTTCACGGTGGTCGCGGCTCCCGCGCAGGACACGACCCCGCCGGTGACCGGTGCGACCGTCGGCGGCACTCGCAACTCCGACGGGGCGTACGTGGGCAGCGCCAAGGTGACGGTGAGCGCCACGGACGAGGGCGGTTCGGGCGTCGCAGGCGTCGAGTACTCGCTCGACGGCGGGCCCTACCTGGCCTACAGCGCGCCCGTGGTCGTCGACCGGGCCGGTACCCACAGCGTCGCCTACCGGGCCGGCGACAAGGCCGGGAACACGTCGGCGGCGCTCACGGTGAGCTTCACGGTCGTGCCCGGCGGCGGGGTCCCGGCACCCAACTGCCCGGAGCACGACGAGCGGTTGACGGTCTTCGTGGGCACGGTCGACTCGGGTGTGCCGAACCGGGTGACCGACAACCGGTGCCGGATCAACGAGTTGATCGAGGACGAGAAGGAGTGGACGTCGAACGCGCTGTTCCTCAAGCACGTGAAGACGGTCCTCGACAAGCTGGTCAGGGAAGGGGTCGTAGACCGGCGCGAGTACGACGCCGTCCGGAAGGCGGCCCGACAGTCCGGGATCGGCAAGCCCGGCCAGACCGACGGCTACCGCCCGATCCTCGACGGGAGCGCGGCCTCCTTCGCCAAGTGGGAGCAGGTGGGAGGCGGTTCGTTCGGCCTCAACGCCGACGGTTCGATCACCAGCGGCACCGCCACGGACGGCCTGGGCATGCTGTGGTTCCCGCAGCGCAAGTACGGGGACTTCTCCCTCCGCCTCCAGTGGCGGGACGACGCTCCGGGCACGGGCAACGCCAACTCGGGCGTGCTCGTCCGCTTCCCCTGGATCCACGACCATCCGGAGGAGTCACGGCCGGAGTGGGCGGCCATCAAGTACGGGCACGAGGTCCAGGTGCTCGACCGGCCCGACGGCGACATGTACAAGACGGGCTCGGTCTACGGCTTCGACCGGGTCGGGCTCGCCGGTGCGGGCGTGACCCAGAAGGGCACCTGGAACGACTACGAGATCCGCGTGGTCGACCAGCACTACTCGGTCTACCGCGACGGCGTGCTGATCAACGAGTTCGACAACACCGGCGGCCAGGACTTCTCTCCGCCGCGCTCGGACGACCCGGGCACGGACGGGCGGCGGTTCGCCTCCGGCTACATCGGACTGCAGGTGCACAGCACGACGGACGTGATCTCCTACCGGGACATCCGGATCAAGGAGCTGTAG